From the genome of Sphingobacterium kitahiroshimense, one region includes:
- a CDS encoding DUF4973 domain-containing protein, whose translation MKKRYIQLLLLSLLFLFSGCNDEWKDEQFENFVSFKAPLTIEGVSNIYVRYKGDQKTTFMLPMIVSGSTINDKNMTVQVRVDPDTLKVLNYERFQNREDFYYRELMSQYFSMIPAVHIKAGESTALMPIDFTLKNIDMVDKWVLPLTILDDASNGYKANPRKHYRKALLRIYPFNNYSGTYSGTALKTNMEGYENETPIVKSEIRSYVVDENTIFFYAGNIDEERQDRGKYKIYATFNETGGVSFRADNANMNFKVNKDASYTISEQMDAVRPYLLHRYIAINNIDYQFTDYTMVPNVAIKYKVTGSLILQRRLNTEIPDEDQSIEW comes from the coding sequence ATGAAAAAAAGATATATACAACTCTTGTTACTCTCTTTGCTGTTCTTATTTAGCGGCTGCAATGATGAATGGAAAGATGAACAATTTGAAAATTTTGTGTCATTTAAAGCACCTTTGACAATTGAGGGTGTTTCTAATATCTATGTGCGGTATAAAGGAGATCAGAAAACGACTTTCATGCTACCTATGATCGTTAGCGGATCGACTATCAATGATAAAAATATGACTGTTCAAGTTCGTGTGGATCCCGATACATTGAAGGTGTTGAATTATGAACGTTTTCAAAACAGGGAAGATTTTTATTACCGGGAGCTTATGAGTCAATACTTTTCAATGATTCCAGCAGTTCATATAAAAGCTGGTGAAAGCACTGCTTTAATGCCAATAGATTTCACGCTTAAAAATATTGACATGGTCGATAAGTGGGTTCTCCCATTAACGATCTTGGACGATGCGTCCAATGGATACAAAGCTAATCCTCGAAAACATTATCGTAAAGCTTTATTGCGTATCTATCCTTTTAACAATTACTCGGGAACCTATAGCGGTACAGCTTTGAAAACAAATATGGAGGGATATGAAAACGAAACTCCTATTGTTAAAAGTGAAATTCGGAGTTATGTCGTTGATGAAAATACGATTTTCTTTTATGCAGGAAACATAGATGAAGAACGACAAGATCGTGGTAAATATAAAATTTATGCAACTTTTAATGAAACTGGTGGGGTCAGCTTTCGTGCTGATAATGCCAACATGAATTTCAAAGTGAATAAAGATGCCAGTTATACTATTTCAGAGCAGATGGATGCGGTAAGGCCTTATCTACTGCACCGCTACATTGCTATCAATAATATTGACTATCAATTTACCGACTATACGATGGTTCCAAATGTTGCTATTAAATATAAGGTTACGGGGTCATTGATTTTACAACGGCGATTGAACACCGAGATTCCTGACGAAGATCAGTCAATCGAATGGTAA
- a CDS encoding DUF2625 family protein — protein MMKTLKDLINKDRFGWALVQKWMENSKNTFETLPRVSKRADEELLRLQISTKSPMGAIVFETGGILIENGWLRILGSGSTKLNRGMMEWNKGKTYVNEGEKGGFLLIADDVLGGYFAINAGELGEEIGKIYYFAPNTLRWESLECGYADFINWSLNGDLGLFYQDYQWDGWKADVATVEGNQVYSFDPNLSVPEKNNNIRRSKRLILIDEHVKLALQSI, from the coding sequence ATGATGAAAACATTAAAAGATTTAATAAATAAGGATCGATTTGGTTGGGCACTTGTACAAAAGTGGATGGAAAATTCAAAGAATACCTTTGAAACTTTGCCAAGAGTTTCTAAGCGAGCTGATGAGGAGTTGTTACGCTTGCAGATTTCAACTAAATCGCCGATGGGGGCTATTGTTTTTGAAACAGGGGGTATTCTAATTGAAAATGGATGGTTACGTATCTTAGGTTCGGGTTCCACAAAGCTGAATAGAGGTATGATGGAGTGGAATAAAGGTAAGACCTATGTCAATGAAGGAGAGAAAGGGGGCTTCTTACTGATTGCTGATGATGTTTTGGGTGGATATTTTGCAATTAATGCTGGGGAGCTGGGGGAAGAGATAGGTAAAATATATTACTTTGCTCCAAATACTTTGCGTTGGGAAAGTTTGGAATGCGGTTACGCAGACTTCATTAATTGGTCATTAAATGGAGACCTTGGTTTATTTTATCAAGACTATCAATGGGATGGTTGGAAAGCAGATGTTGCAACGGTTGAAGGAAATCAAGTGTATTCTTTTGATCCCAATCTGAGTGTACCTGAAAAGAATAATAATATACGAAGGAGCAAAAGACTAATTTTGATTGATGAACATGTCAAATTAGCATTGCAGTCTATATAA
- a CDS encoding methyltransferase, which produces MNNKIKKQFPVKTVQPVLDQNYWNTKWQNNQTGWDIGYASPAITAYMAQYPNKNAAILIAGCGNAYEAVYLLENNFTDITLIDFAEEAVKGLIEKFAGYPAIKILCTDFFEHERQYDLLLEQTFFCAIAPERRADYVQKVLSLLKPQGRIVGLLFDKAFEAPGPPFGGDVVTYEKLFRPFFSIDKMEKCYNSISPRAGKEIFINFSKP; this is translated from the coding sequence ATGAATAATAAGATTAAAAAACAATTTCCAGTTAAAACAGTACAGCCTGTCCTGGATCAAAACTATTGGAATACGAAGTGGCAGAACAATCAAACCGGTTGGGATATCGGTTATGCTTCTCCGGCTATTACCGCGTATATGGCGCAATACCCTAATAAAAATGCGGCAATTTTAATAGCGGGCTGCGGAAATGCCTACGAAGCGGTCTACTTATTAGAGAATAATTTCACTGACATTACTTTAATTGATTTTGCTGAAGAAGCAGTTAAAGGATTGATTGAAAAATTTGCGGGATATCCTGCTATAAAGATTCTTTGTACAGATTTTTTTGAACACGAGAGACAATATGATCTGTTGTTGGAACAAACTTTTTTTTGTGCGATTGCACCGGAAAGACGTGCCGATTACGTGCAAAAAGTATTATCCTTGCTGAAACCACAGGGTCGGATTGTTGGTTTACTTTTTGATAAAGCATTTGAAGCACCTGGGCCTCCTTTTGGAGGTGATGTTGTTACTTATGAAAAGCTTTTCAGACCTTTTTTTTCCATCGACAAAATGGAAAAGTGTTACAATAGTATTTCACCAAGAGCAGGAAAAGAGATTTTTATTAATTTTTCAAAACCTTAA
- a CDS encoding methyltransferase domain-containing protein: MKWNPQIYNQFKDIRNQPFYDLINFITEEPQQNCIDIGCGTGEQTFILSNKLKNAQFLGVDSSEAMLSESSQFKNDRLAFKIATTKDVLDTKQKWDLIFSNAALQWSDNHQTLFPDLLSLLNPNGQIAIQMPMQSDNILNQILLTLVQEQPFNDYLSGWKRESPMLSIDQYAAIMYDAGLINLQIIQKVYPIIAQSSQELLNFISGSALIPYLDKLQEDQKEEFITVYKSRIEQKFPKFPAIYAFKRLLLYGRKPV; the protein is encoded by the coding sequence ATGAAGTGGAATCCCCAAATTTACAATCAATTTAAAGATATACGCAATCAACCATTTTACGATTTAATCAATTTTATTACTGAAGAACCACAACAAAATTGTATCGATATTGGCTGTGGTACAGGTGAACAAACTTTTATCCTGTCCAACAAGTTAAAAAACGCGCAATTTCTAGGTGTTGATTCTTCAGAAGCGATGTTATCGGAGTCTTCACAATTTAAAAATGACAGATTAGCATTTAAAATAGCTACTACTAAGGATGTCCTCGATACAAAACAAAAATGGGACCTGATATTTAGCAATGCAGCATTACAGTGGTCTGATAACCATCAAACCTTATTTCCCGATCTTTTGTCGCTATTAAATCCCAATGGCCAAATTGCAATTCAAATGCCGATGCAATCGGATAATATCTTAAATCAAATTTTATTAACATTAGTGCAAGAACAGCCATTTAATGACTATCTCAGTGGATGGAAAAGAGAATCACCAATGTTATCAATAGATCAATATGCGGCAATTATGTATGACGCAGGATTGATAAATTTGCAAATTATTCAAAAAGTATATCCCATAATTGCACAAAGTTCACAAGAATTACTAAACTTTATTTCTGGCTCTGCTTTAATTCCTTATCTGGACAAACTACAGGAGGATCAAAAAGAAGAGTTTATTACGGTTTATAAAAGTCGTATCGAACAAAAATTTCCCAAATTTCCAGCCATATATGCCTTTAAACGACTGTTACTATATGGAAGAAAACCCGTGTAA
- a CDS encoding Hsp20/alpha crystallin family protein gives MALIKFPTKSLNTDSVNPFVSTVFDNLFNDSFISDRLISRVPAVNISETEKAFRIELAAPGLTKSDFKINVDKKIITISAEKKEESVSEEKLFSKREFNYTSFSRSFALPETVDHSNIDAVYEDGVLVVTVGKREDAIVAKRLIEVK, from the coding sequence ATGGCATTAATTAAATTTCCAACAAAAAGCTTGAATACTGATTCTGTAAATCCATTTGTAAGTACAGTGTTTGATAATTTGTTTAACGATTCTTTTATTTCGGATCGTCTGATTTCCCGCGTTCCGGCGGTGAACATTTCGGAGACAGAAAAGGCTTTTCGTATTGAGCTGGCTGCTCCAGGTTTAACGAAGTCTGATTTTAAGATCAATGTAGATAAAAAAATAATAACTATATCTGCTGAGAAAAAAGAAGAGTCAGTAAGTGAAGAGAAATTATTTAGTAAAAGAGAGTTTAATTACACTTCTTTTTCAAGATCTTTTGCATTGCCTGAAACGGTAGATCACAGCAATATTGACGCGGTCTACGAAGATGGTGTTTTAGTAGTGACAGTGGGCAAGAGAGAAGATGCTATTGTAGCAAAAAGATTAATAGAAGTTAAGTAA
- a CDS encoding acyl-CoA thioesterase, translating to MDKIFFKGQVLWAQIDPNRHLRHSAYADFCAQARSNMLNKIGLSLEQFAKHHIGPILFREELLYHREIHLDEEIYVEVELTKFNISNSRFSFRHIVFKADGTKSATINVDGAWLDLEKRKLTFIPQEWNHFMDKIPKADDYTEILE from the coding sequence ATGGATAAAATATTTTTTAAAGGTCAGGTATTATGGGCGCAGATTGATCCAAATCGGCATTTACGTCACTCCGCATATGCAGACTTCTGTGCACAAGCAAGAAGCAATATGTTAAATAAAATTGGATTATCTCTAGAGCAATTTGCTAAACATCACATAGGCCCCATCCTATTTAGAGAAGAGCTACTATATCATAGAGAAATTCATCTCGATGAAGAAATTTATGTTGAAGTAGAATTAACCAAATTCAATATTTCCAATAGCCGATTTTCTTTTAGGCATATCGTTTTTAAAGCAGATGGAACAAAAAGTGCTACCATTAATGTCGATGGTGCTTGGCTAGATTTAGAAAAAAGAAAATTAACATTCATTCCTCAAGAATGGAATCATTTTATGGATAAAATTCCTAAAGCGGACGATTACACAGAAATTTTAGAATAA
- a CDS encoding RNA polymerase sigma factor: protein MIKPDEQQFLKQIEQNKGAIIKVSRMYMDNLEDQQDLFQEIVMQLWRSYGSFRKESLFSTWLYRVAINTALMYFKKEKRRPDQHELTVDIDVVDEFDSERKEEQLRYFYQAVQHLNPVEKALIFLFLEGQSHRDISINLGISEVNARVKLNRTKEKLQQIIKTQGYEF from the coding sequence ATGATAAAGCCAGACGAACAGCAATTTTTAAAACAGATAGAGCAGAATAAAGGTGCTATCATTAAGGTGTCTCGAATGTATATGGACAACTTAGAGGATCAGCAGGATTTATTTCAGGAAATTGTTATGCAGTTATGGCGGTCTTATGGCTCCTTTAGGAAGGAGAGTTTATTTTCTACCTGGCTGTATCGTGTGGCAATTAACACTGCCCTCATGTATTTCAAAAAGGAGAAACGCCGGCCTGATCAGCATGAGCTTACTGTTGATATTGATGTCGTAGATGAATTTGATTCGGAAAGAAAAGAGGAGCAGTTACGTTATTTCTATCAAGCAGTTCAACATCTGAATCCTGTAGAGAAAGCATTAATCTTTCTGTTTTTGGAAGGACAAAGTCATCGCGATATTTCTATTAATCTCGGTATCTCTGAAGTAAATGCACGTGTTAAATTGAACAGAACCAAAGAAAAATTGCAACAGATTATTAAAACACAAGGTTATGAATTTTGA
- a CDS encoding ABC1 kinase family protein, which translates to MMQHSAKKIQRSSHIISVLAKYGFRDILNRLPWNTGKTSLEIGVDVENISVYRRIRMALEELGPAFVKLGQSASTREGLLPQELIEELKFLEDRVDPFSIDIKSYIEEELDIIFDDHFASIDPEPFAAASISQVYKAKLMDGKDVVVKVRRPQVDEILKTDLSLMRDIARILVGYSEPLHNLNLPLIVDSFATTLVQEISLLNERHNIERFAKNFKGNSKISVPKVYPKISSDRILTMEFMDGVKVTDKEKLQSMGLDLEEIVDNGINLYLEQVIVHGFFHGDPHPGNLLVLPNGKLAFIDFGNMGKLLGIDRQNLEEFIQAAVSSNAMHLADTIEDVAVVSNIPDRARFERSLYEIFDLIDNVSLGDISLESLFDKLWTIIGDNRLYFPEYIYQLIRGISLMEGIGRQLNPNLNIMKSIRPFANRIMRERMDPKYLFEKGKNKAFSFVRDIEKLPDDLRGLFRQIKLGNFTLNHHLISAKSFTQILRKGVNRIVIGIMVLSLNMLAGMVIIAHVEPKFLGIPVWAWVFLGTSFSLSIYLFIAMIRAKNRD; encoded by the coding sequence ATGATGCAGCATTCAGCTAAAAAAATACAGCGTAGTTCTCATATCATTAGCGTACTTGCTAAATATGGATTTCGCGATATCTTAAACAGACTCCCCTGGAATACCGGTAAAACTTCTTTAGAAATAGGTGTTGATGTCGAGAATATTTCCGTTTACAGACGTATTCGAATGGCCTTGGAAGAGTTGGGGCCAGCATTTGTTAAGCTTGGGCAGTCTGCCTCTACACGCGAGGGTTTATTGCCACAAGAGCTTATTGAAGAATTGAAGTTTTTGGAAGATCGTGTTGATCCATTTAGCATTGATATCAAAAGTTATATTGAAGAGGAACTGGATATTATTTTTGATGATCATTTCGCTTCTATTGATCCAGAACCTTTTGCCGCCGCTTCTATTTCCCAGGTTTATAAGGCGAAACTCATGGATGGAAAAGATGTTGTTGTTAAAGTTCGTAGGCCTCAAGTCGATGAGATTCTGAAAACGGATTTATCTTTAATGCGAGATATTGCCCGGATTTTGGTAGGCTATAGTGAACCTTTGCACAACCTTAATTTACCATTAATTGTTGACTCTTTTGCAACCACCTTGGTTCAGGAAATTTCGCTGTTAAATGAACGTCATAACATAGAGCGTTTCGCCAAAAACTTTAAGGGCAACAGCAAAATCAGTGTTCCTAAAGTTTATCCGAAAATAAGTTCTGATCGTATCCTGACAATGGAATTTATGGACGGTGTTAAAGTGACGGATAAGGAGAAGTTGCAGTCTATGGGGCTTGATTTAGAGGAGATTGTAGATAATGGCATCAATCTTTATTTAGAACAGGTGATCGTACATGGTTTCTTTCATGGCGATCCTCATCCTGGTAATTTACTTGTGCTTCCAAATGGTAAACTAGCTTTTATTGATTTTGGAAATATGGGTAAATTGTTAGGTATAGACCGACAAAATTTAGAAGAGTTTATCCAGGCGGCAGTTTCTTCCAATGCGATGCATCTAGCTGATACGATAGAAGATGTGGCGGTTGTGAGTAATATTCCTGATCGTGCTAGATTTGAACGTTCTTTGTATGAGATTTTTGATCTGATTGATAACGTCTCATTGGGAGATATAAGTTTGGAGTCATTATTTGATAAATTATGGACGATCATTGGGGATAACCGTCTTTATTTTCCTGAATATATCTATCAGCTTATTCGAGGCATATCATTAATGGAGGGAATTGGCAGACAACTCAATCCAAACTTGAATATTATGAAGAGTATAAGACCGTTTGCAAACCGTATTATGCGGGAGCGAATGGATCCAAAATATTTATTTGAAAAAGGGAAGAATAAGGCTTTTTCTTTTGTTCGTGATATTGAAAAACTTCCTGATGATCTTAGAGGCTTATTTAGGCAAATAAAGCTTGGAAATTTCACGCTTAATCACCACTTGATCAGTGCTAAGTCATTTACCCAGATCTTAAGAAAAGGCGTTAACCGTATTGTAATCGGAATTATGGTTTTGTCCTTGAATATGCTTGCAGGTATGGTTATTATCGCGCATGTTGAGCCTAAATTTTTAGGAATTCCAGTTTGGGCATGGGTGTTTTTAGGAACTTCTTTTTCTTTATCGATTTATCTATTTATAGCTATGATACGTGCTAAAAATCGAGATTAG
- a CDS encoding SDR family oxidoreductase, producing MIQINLENKEALVGASSGGIGCAIAQQLALHGASVTLMARNEEKLKIALATLDRSRGQQHRYLVVDFNDFEEYQRVISQYFTHHVVDILINNTNGPKAGTIADQSLADYQRAFDLLFKTHCYTTDLALPHMKSAGYGRIINVSSLTVKEPMSNLVLSNTVRTALMSWSKSLAKDVAVHNITVNSVLTGLFDTARIQSLTQMDAERLDIPYEEALSLRLKQVPMNRLGRPEEYGYLVAFICSEYASYLTGSNIPLDGGMMNGF from the coding sequence ATGATACAAATAAATTTAGAAAATAAGGAAGCATTGGTTGGTGCCAGTTCTGGTGGTATAGGTTGCGCAATAGCACAACAATTAGCCTTACATGGTGCATCTGTCACTTTAATGGCTAGAAATGAAGAGAAGCTGAAAATTGCACTTGCTACATTAGATAGGAGTAGAGGACAGCAGCACCGTTATCTTGTCGTAGATTTTAATGATTTTGAAGAATACCAACGTGTAATATCCCAGTATTTTACTCATCATGTTGTTGATATATTGATTAATAATACCAATGGTCCGAAGGCCGGCACTATTGCAGATCAATCATTAGCAGACTATCAACGGGCATTTGACTTATTATTTAAGACTCACTGTTATACGACAGATCTGGCATTACCTCATATGAAAAGTGCGGGTTATGGGCGTATCATTAATGTTTCTTCGTTAACTGTAAAAGAGCCAATGTCAAATTTGGTATTATCGAACACAGTGCGTACGGCATTAATGAGCTGGAGCAAATCATTAGCGAAAGATGTTGCCGTTCATAATATAACAGTTAACAGTGTATTGACAGGTCTATTTGATACTGCGCGCATTCAATCATTGACACAGATGGATGCGGAGCGTCTAGATATACCGTATGAAGAGGCTTTGTCTTTGCGATTGAAGCAAGTTCCCATGAATAGATTGGGCAGACCCGAGGAGTACGGTTATCTTGTCGCCTTCATCTGTTCTGAGTATGCGAGCTACCTCACGGGATCCAATATTCCACTTGACGGTGGCATGATGAATGGATTTTAA
- a CDS encoding YceI family protein — protein MNNLLKIVAATVLMINGALAQVKWSADPAHTNARFDVNHLGISFVDGEFTKVSGSIDAPNKESFDNAKLDFTIDVNSIDTRIDARDGHLKSDDFFNAEKYPTMKLKSVSFKQGKKGKYVLIADLTIRDVTKKVTFDVTQNGGIITDPWGKTRAGFTAKTTINRFDFGMKYNDKLPSGVEAVAADVAITVNTEIVLN, from the coding sequence ATGAATAATTTATTGAAAATTGTAGCAGCCACAGTCTTAATGATCAATGGCGCCTTAGCACAAGTAAAATGGAGTGCAGATCCTGCACATACAAACGCAAGATTTGATGTAAATCACTTAGGGATAAGCTTTGTCGATGGTGAATTCACGAAAGTATCCGGATCCATTGATGCTCCGAACAAAGAAAGTTTTGATAATGCAAAATTAGATTTCACGATTGATGTCAACAGTATTGACACACGAATAGATGCTCGTGACGGCCATTTAAAATCAGATGACTTTTTCAATGCAGAGAAATATCCAACAATGAAATTAAAATCTGTTTCTTTTAAACAAGGTAAAAAAGGAAAATATGTATTAATCGCCGATCTAACAATCAGAGATGTGACAAAGAAAGTTACTTTTGACGTTACTCAGAACGGAGGAATCATTACTGATCCTTGGGGAAAGACACGGGCTGGTTTCACTGCGAAAACTACTATTAATCGCTTTGATTTCGGAATGAAATATAATGATAAATTACCATCAGGGGTTGAAGCTGTCGCAGCAGATGTGGCTATCACAGTAAATACAGAAATCGTACTGAATTAA
- a CDS encoding Crp/Fnr family transcriptional regulator — translation MDIFKDYIKKRIAVTEEQLEQITSSYTQTHVKKKSFILRAGEICNFEGFVKKGCFKIFYLTPNGEEHILYFAIEEWWISDIASFNDQEPAQLYIQALEDSEILIISREQKEKLFTNCTQVERLFRIMSQRAQVASQHRIIAALGFTAQERYLDFIKRYPKIYPRISNLQLASYIGVTQEFLSRLKRQILKPKK, via the coding sequence ATGGACATTTTCAAGGATTACATAAAAAAAAGAATAGCCGTTACAGAAGAACAACTTGAACAGATCACGTCTAGTTACACCCAAACACATGTAAAAAAAAAGAGCTTCATTCTGCGGGCAGGGGAAATATGCAATTTTGAAGGATTTGTAAAGAAAGGCTGTTTTAAAATTTTCTATTTGACTCCAAATGGAGAAGAACATATTTTATACTTCGCTATAGAAGAATGGTGGATATCAGATATTGCCAGCTTCAATGATCAAGAACCCGCTCAATTATATATTCAAGCTTTAGAAGATTCTGAAATACTAATAATCTCGAGAGAACAGAAAGAAAAACTCTTCACTAATTGTACTCAAGTAGAACGGCTATTCAGAATTATGTCCCAAAGAGCTCAAGTAGCATCACAACATCGCATCATTGCGGCTCTGGGATTTACGGCACAGGAGCGCTATCTGGATTTTATTAAACGTTATCCAAAAATATACCCCAGAATATCTAATTTGCAGCTCGCATCTTATATCGGAGTTACACAAGAGTTTTTAAGCCGATTAAAAAGGCAGATCCTAAAACCAAAAAAATAG
- a CDS encoding FkbM family methyltransferase, which yields MSPSLINTLKKQYKILSGKISSFKIEHKCPHVWYGNSYGGFFVNPDLLHPDAIVYSFGIGQDTSFDDAIIQKHNCHVHGYDPTPKSIEWIAQRSDLSPKFHFHPFGLDKETRITHFNLPKNKEHVSGSIINHQNVDENNMVEVQMKSLIDIVSENNHSYIDVLKMDIEGSEYCVIESILNSSIEIRQILLEIHERFFDNGIEKTKELLNSLHQHGYKVFGISDTLEEISFIKVSS from the coding sequence ATGAGTCCAAGCCTAATCAACACGTTGAAGAAGCAATATAAAATACTTTCTGGAAAAATATCATCATTCAAGATCGAACATAAATGTCCACATGTTTGGTACGGAAATTCTTATGGTGGATTTTTTGTCAATCCAGATCTGCTGCATCCCGATGCGATTGTATACTCTTTTGGAATAGGACAAGACACTTCTTTTGATGATGCCATTATACAAAAGCACAATTGCCATGTCCATGGCTATGACCCAACACCGAAATCAATTGAATGGATAGCGCAACGATCAGATCTATCTCCCAAATTTCATTTTCATCCGTTCGGATTGGACAAGGAAACCAGAATAACCCATTTCAATTTACCAAAAAACAAAGAGCATGTCTCCGGCTCCATCATTAACCATCAAAATGTTGATGAGAATAATATGGTAGAAGTACAAATGAAATCACTTATAGATATTGTATCTGAAAACAACCATAGCTACATCGATGTGCTAAAAATGGATATTGAAGGCTCAGAATATTGCGTCATAGAAAGTATTCTAAATTCATCCATCGAGATCCGCCAGATTTTATTAGAAATACACGAAAGATTTTTTGATAATGGAATTGAAAAAACAAAAGAGTTATTAAACTCTTTACATCAACATGGATACAAAGTCTTTGGGATTTCTGATACTTTAGAAGAAATTTCTTTTATTAAAGTCTCTAGTTAA
- a CDS encoding YiiX/YebB-like N1pC/P60 family cysteine hydrolase has product MKAQRIFFSILVILLSQLCFAQKVETKNLKNGDLIFVEAEQENLSGAINRVTQRDKKNSFDHIGLLEVEHDSIFVLHASSKNGSIRQNLKDFYDSQKNNQNNLVVYRLKKEYQKAIPLAIKTAKNMLGKPYNWSYILNENTYYCSDFIERAFRKSQIFTLEPMTFINPATGEIDNFWKDFYNKQGLEVPEGKLGCNPNGLAASEKLTKIGFLTPLN; this is encoded by the coding sequence ATGAAAGCACAAAGAATATTCTTCAGCATCCTAGTTATACTTTTATCCCAACTTTGTTTTGCTCAAAAAGTTGAAACTAAAAACCTTAAAAATGGTGATCTTATCTTTGTAGAGGCGGAACAAGAAAATCTATCTGGAGCTATAAACCGTGTGACACAACGTGACAAAAAAAATTCTTTTGATCACATTGGACTCTTAGAAGTTGAGCATGATTCTATTTTTGTTTTACACGCAAGTTCCAAAAATGGATCCATACGTCAAAACTTAAAAGATTTTTATGATTCTCAAAAAAATAATCAAAACAATTTAGTCGTTTACAGACTAAAAAAAGAATATCAGAAAGCTATACCCCTAGCGATAAAAACTGCAAAAAATATGCTGGGAAAACCGTACAATTGGAGCTATATTTTAAATGAAAACACTTACTATTGTTCCGATTTTATCGAAAGAGCTTTTAGAAAATCTCAAATTTTTACCTTAGAGCCCATGACCTTCATCAATCCTGCTACGGGTGAAATAGACAACTTTTGGAAAGATTTTTATAACAAACAAGGACTGGAAGTTCCTGAAGGAAAACTAGGTTGCAATCCCAATGGATTGGCAGCGTCAGAAAAATTAACAAAAATCGGTTTTCTAACACCCTTAAATTAA